From the Carassius auratus strain Wakin unplaced genomic scaffold, ASM336829v1 scaf_tig00217780, whole genome shotgun sequence genome, one window contains:
- the LOC113102956 gene encoding inositol hexakisphosphate and diphosphoinositol-pentakisphosphate kinase 2-like → MSKSSGQGMFNSELPRFLIGSEGGESRELGDTDMRKISGDYGEEEEEEDEDQSERQIVVGICSMMKKSKSKPMTEILERLCKFEYITVVIFPEEVILNEPVEKWPLCDCLISFHSKGFALDKAVSYAKLRNPLLINDLDMQYFIQDRREVYRILQEEGIDLPRYAVLNRDPDRPEGKD, encoded by the exons ATGTCGAAGTCAAGTGGACAGGGGATGTTCAACAGCGAACTTCCCCGGTTCCTGATTGGAAGTGAGGGTGGTGAGAGCAGAGAGCTGGGTGACACAGACATGAGGAAGATCTCAGGGGATTacggagaggaggaggaggaggaggatgaggatcaG TCAGAGCGTCAGATTGTTGTGGGGATCTGCTCCATGATGAAGAAATCCAAATCCAAGCCAATGACTGAGATTCTGGAGAGGCTCTGTAAGTTTGAGTACATCACTGTGGTCATTTTTCCAGAGGAGGTTATACTCAACGAACCGGTGGAGAAGTGGCCGTTGTGTGACTGCCTCATTTCCTTCCATTCCAAAG GATTTGCCCTTGACAAAGCTGTAAGTTATGCCAAACTAAGAAACCCCCTCCTTATCAACGACCTCGATATGCAGTATTTCATTCAAGACAG GAGGGAAGTGTACAGGATTCTACAGGAAGAGGGCATTGACCTTCCTCGCTATGCAGTGTTGAACCGGGACCCCGACAGACCAGAGGGTAAAGATTAA